A section of the Flaviflexus equikiangi genome encodes:
- the dapB gene encoding 4-hydroxy-tetrahydrodipicolinate reductase translates to MKVAVIGAQGRMGTAMSAGVQATEGLDLVASLDAGDEITVGSLNGAEAAIEFTRPDSTVANVLALIDAGVHCVVGTTGWMGESLDLVKEKLEQNPSIGVLIAPNYALSAVLAMAFAKKAAAYFESAEVIELHHPGKVDAPSGTALTTAQHIAQARREAGLGEMPDATETDPHGARGAVIEGVHVHAVRLRGLTAHEEVVFGNPGEQLTIRTDSFDRESFFPGVLLGLREVGKRPGLTYGLDQLMEL, encoded by the coding sequence ATGAAGGTAGCAGTTATTGGAGCACAGGGCCGCATGGGGACCGCCATGTCCGCCGGAGTTCAAGCAACAGAGGGGCTCGACCTCGTGGCGTCACTCGATGCGGGTGACGAGATCACGGTGGGCTCGCTCAACGGGGCAGAGGCAGCGATCGAGTTCACGAGGCCGGACTCGACCGTGGCGAACGTGCTCGCGTTGATCGACGCGGGCGTCCACTGCGTGGTCGGCACGACGGGATGGATGGGGGAGAGCCTCGACCTCGTCAAGGAGAAGCTCGAGCAGAACCCCTCCATCGGCGTTCTCATCGCACCCAACTATGCACTCTCAGCGGTGCTGGCGATGGCGTTCGCGAAGAAGGCCGCCGCCTATTTCGAATCTGCCGAAGTCATCGAGCTCCATCACCCCGGCAAGGTCGACGCGCCGTCTGGCACGGCGCTGACCACCGCCCAGCACATTGCGCAGGCACGCAGGGAGGCCGGTCTGGGGGAGATGCCGGACGCGACGGAGACGGATCCGCACGGTGCCCGCGGTGCCGTCATCGAGGGAGTCCACGTCCATGCCGTCCGTCTTCGCGGTTTGACCGCACATGAAGAGGTGGTGTTCGGGAATCCTGGGGAACAGTTGACGATCCGCACAGACTCCTTCGACAGGGAATCTTTCTTCCCGGGGGTCCTTCTGGGCCTGCGCGAGGTTGGAAAGCGGCCTGGCTTGACGTATGGACTGGATCAGCTGATGGAGCTGTGA